Proteins from a genomic interval of Zingiber officinale cultivar Zhangliang chromosome 2A, Zo_v1.1, whole genome shotgun sequence:
- the LOC122041080 gene encoding F-box/kelch-repeat protein OR23-like isoform X2 translates to MAFSSPVATKTLIPNATVGETLIPGLPDDIAAVILASLPYSHQSALRATSRSWRAFLAPLALLPLRRSLRLPCRHLLALFPADPSITPPCLFDPAVSAWVLLPRIPCSYHLYGLSNFVPVALGHHLYVLGGSQFDARSYPIGHPIASAAAYRLDLSSMPPLSWDRLANMIFPRGSFACSSLRRSGHGGVKDEGKIIVAGGGSRHSMFPVEGSRMSSVECYDVESGQWSMHKGLPRDRAGCVGLLIARPDSEEDEFWVMGGYGDYRTVSGVVPADVYHKDAVVLGLKSGRWREVEDMWEEGDRRRLGAVTALDGDDGHGKDIFMLDSNEIFSSATFKDMTLF, encoded by the exons ATGGCGTTCTCCTCTCCGGTTGCCACCAAAACCCTAATCCCAAACGCCACTGTCGGAGAAACCCTCATCCCTGGCCTCCCCGACGACATCGCCGCTGTGATTCTCGCCTCCCTCCCCTACTCCCACCAGTCTGCCCTCCGAGCCACATCCCGGTCTTGGCGTGCTTTCCTTGCCCCCCTCGCCCTCCTCCCACTCCGCCGCAGCCTCCGGCTCCCCTGTCGCCACCTCCTAGCTCTCTTCCCTGCCGACCCTTCCATCACGCCGCCCTGCCTCTTCGACCCCGCCGTCTCCGCCTGGGTCCTTCTCCCCCGTATACCTTGTAGCTATCACCTCTACGGCCTCTCCAATTTTGTGCCCGTTGCTCTAGGACACCACCTTTACGTCCTTGGTGGGTCACAGTTCGACGCTCGCTCCTACCCCATCGGCCACCCGATCGCCTCTGCTGCCGCCTACCGCCTGGACCTCTCCTCCATGCCGCCTCTTTCGTGGGACCGCCTCGCCAACATGATATTCCCCCGTGGTAGCTTCGCCTGCTCGAGTTTACGCCGGTCCGGCCATGGGGGCGTGAAGGATGAGGGCAAGATCATCGTAGCTGGTGGCGGTTCGCGCCACTCGATGTTCCCAGTGGAAGGCAGCCGGATGAGCTCAGTGGAGTGCTACGATGTGGAGTCGGGCCAGTGGAGTATGCATAAAGGTCTTCCGAGGGACAGGGCAGGGTGCGTTGGATTATTGATTGCAAGGCCTGATAGCGAGGAGGATGAATTTTGGGTGATGGGAGGATACGGAGACTATAGGACAGTCTCAGGTGTTGTTCCTGCAGATGTTTACCACAAGGACGCAGTGGTGCTGGGACTGAAGAGTGGGAGATGGAGGGAGGTCGAGGACATGTGGGAGGAGGGGGATAGGAGACGGCTAGGGGCAGTGACGGCGCTTGATGGAGATGATGGACACGGGAAGGATATTTTCATGCTCGACTCAAATGAGATATTCAG TTCTGCAACATTCAAAG